In uncultured Ilyobacter sp., a genomic segment contains:
- the rpmA gene encoding 50S ribosomal protein L27 — translation MLFRLNIQLFAKKKGQGSVKNGRDSNPNYLGVKKYDGEVVKAGNIIVRQRGNKFHAGTNMGQGKDHTLFALTDGYVKFERHGKDKKKVSVYPERV, via the coding sequence ATGTTATTTAGATTGAACATACAATTATTTGCAAAGAAAAAAGGTCAAGGTTCTGTTAAAAACGGAAGAGATTCTAATCCTAACTACCTTGGAGTAAAGAAATATGATGGTGAGGTAGTAAAGGCTGGAAACATCATCGTAAGACAAAGAGGAAATAAGTTCCATGCTGGAACTAACATGGGGCAAGGTAAAGATCATACTTTATTCGCTCTTACTGACGGATATGTTAAATTCGAAAGACACGGAAAAGATAAGAAGAAAGTTTCTGTCTATCCTGAAAGAGTTTAA
- a CDS encoding divergent polysaccharide deacetylase family protein produces MYRKKVFFIGAALLVLILGLVFKGIKKDSYTKVMEKNTVMELKELEKSLEMLGEKPGVEIAKKGDVYRVQLEKGTEAGLLKTEALRAESSIEDNKEKILYRDFRGEKRMVVELYYNDPIPPTPPKKVYSGKLSILIDDVGMNTQTADIFGKIKKPVSFATIPFLPRSSEATEKLEEYGFQVILHMPMAGSNDSLNSRTEGILMPEMTKEEVYKRFDKAIDDLGELKGFNNHMGSRFTEHAFQMKTLLKYAKDKGMFYIDSKTTSKTKGYSTAKKLGVPTYYCSKFLDNSKDVESIKKEIKSAVKMAKDSGKILAIGHYHKNMAVALKSMLEYIENENVELVYVSEVLE; encoded by the coding sequence ATGTACAGAAAAAAGGTTTTTTTCATTGGAGCAGCATTATTGGTTTTGATTTTAGGACTTGTTTTTAAGGGAATAAAAAAAGATAGCTATACTAAAGTTATGGAAAAAAATACAGTAATGGAATTGAAAGAGCTAGAAAAGTCCCTAGAGATGCTAGGTGAAAAACCCGGAGTGGAGATAGCTAAAAAGGGTGATGTATATAGGGTTCAACTAGAAAAAGGGACAGAAGCTGGCTTGTTAAAAACTGAGGCTTTGAGAGCTGAAAGCAGTATAGAGGATAACAAAGAGAAAATACTCTATCGAGATTTTCGTGGGGAAAAAAGGATGGTTGTAGAGCTCTATTATAATGATCCTATACCTCCGACTCCTCCAAAGAAAGTCTACAGTGGAAAACTCTCTATACTGATAGATGATGTGGGAATGAATACACAGACTGCAGATATCTTTGGAAAAATAAAAAAACCAGTTTCCTTTGCTACTATACCTTTTTTACCAAGAAGTTCTGAGGCCACTGAAAAATTAGAAGAATATGGTTTTCAAGTTATACTTCATATGCCCATGGCAGGGTCTAATGACTCTCTAAATTCTAGGACAGAGGGTATACTTATGCCGGAAATGACAAAAGAAGAGGTCTATAAAAGATTTGATAAAGCCATAGATGACCTTGGAGAGTTGAAAGGCTTCAATAATCACATGGGGTCAAGATTTACAGAACATGCTTTTCAGATGAAAACCCTTCTTAAATATGCAAAAGATAAGGGTATGTTTTATATTGACAGTAAAACTACTTCAAAAACCAAGGGGTATTCTACGGCAAAAAAACTAGGAGTTCCAACATATTACTGCTCTAAATTTTTAGATAACAGTAAAGATGTAGAGAGTATAAAAAAAGAGATAAAATCCGCAGTTAAAATGGCAAAAGACAGCGGGAAAATACTTGCAATAGGTCATTATCACAAAAATATGGCTGTGGCATTGAAATCTATGTTAGAATATATAGAAAATGAAAATGTCGAGCTTGTGTATGTGAGTGAAGTTTTAGAATAG
- the cmk gene encoding (d)CMP kinase has protein sequence MSNFIVAVDGPAGSGKSTISKLVAEKYKLTYLDTGAMYRMVAFYSLEKSVDLDNPEEVELMLKNIKIDIDGDKFILNGIDVSDEIRTPRVTSIVSKTASIKAIREKLVELQREIGSGKRVILDGRDIGTVVFPDAHLKVFLVASPEERAKRRLKEYGEKGIESDYDSVLESIKERDHIDSTRVESPLKKAEDAIEVDTSFLSIEEVSDKISALVRERI, from the coding sequence ATGAGTAATTTCATCGTTGCAGTGGACGGACCGGCAGGAAGCGGTAAAAGTACAATTTCAAAGCTGGTAGCGGAAAAATATAAACTTACATATCTCGATACAGGAGCTATGTACAGGATGGTGGCTTTTTACAGCCTAGAAAAAAGTGTGGACCTTGATAATCCAGAAGAAGTGGAACTTATGCTAAAAAATATTAAAATAGATATAGATGGAGATAAATTTATTTTGAACGGAATAGATGTTTCTGATGAAATAAGGACTCCGAGAGTAACGTCTATAGTCTCTAAAACTGCTTCTATAAAGGCCATAAGAGAAAAACTAGTAGAATTGCAAAGAGAAATAGGCAGTGGAAAAAGGGTTATTCTTGACGGACGGGATATTGGAACAGTGGTTTTTCCAGATGCCCATCTTAAGGTGTTTCTAGTGGCTAGTCCCGAAGAAAGAGCAAAAAGAAGGCTAAAAGAATACGGGGAAAAGGGAATAGAATCAGACTATGATTCTGTATTAGAATCTATAAAGGAAAGGGATCACATTGACTCTACTAGAGTTGAGAGTCCCCTTAAAAAAGCAGAGGATGCCATTGAGGTGGACACAAGCTTCCTCAGTATAGAAGAGGTTTCTGATAAAATATCGGCTCTCGTAAGAGAAAGAATCTAA
- a CDS encoding glycosyltransferase N-terminal domain-containing protein, which produces MKNQGKDYVWIHCASVGEINLSESLVREFLENTDFKVLITMMTDTGRATAEAKYKDDKNIDLLYFPLDDFFKIREILSKINLKALVIIETEIWPNLIRMSSEKSKVVFVNGRISDKSFKSYKRISFYLKKLFSKVSFFLMQTEEDKNRIIDIGASAEKVVNFGNLKFDVKLTDFTEEDLYKIRKELGLENRKIFVAGSTRNDEEEYILDAYDRLNDYFLILVPRHIERTADIEERLLKNRYRYEKWSSMSGGVKEDTQVLLVDQMGILRKLYAICDVAFVGGTLVNIGGHSLIEPLYYRKPPIFGKYLQNVKEISKEITHRKIGYKVENTQEFIKAVQKIESKQVNLEDIDRFFRENTNVAAKTFKRIIDII; this is translated from the coding sequence TTGAAAAATCAGGGAAAAGATTATGTGTGGATACATTGTGCTTCTGTTGGAGAGATAAATCTATCAGAGAGCCTTGTGAGGGAGTTTCTAGAAAACACTGATTTTAAAGTACTCATAACTATGATGACAGATACAGGAAGAGCTACTGCAGAGGCAAAATATAAAGATGATAAAAATATAGATCTGCTTTATTTTCCCTTAGATGATTTTTTTAAGATAAGAGAGATACTGTCTAAGATAAATCTAAAGGCTCTTGTAATTATTGAGACTGAAATATGGCCCAATTTAATAAGAATGAGTTCTGAAAAATCCAAGGTGGTTTTTGTGAACGGAAGAATTTCTGATAAATCATTTAAATCTTATAAAAGAATATCTTTTTATCTAAAAAAACTTTTTTCAAAGGTGAGCTTCTTTCTCATGCAGACAGAAGAGGACAAAAATAGAATCATTGATATAGGGGCCTCTGCTGAAAAAGTAGTGAATTTTGGGAACCTGAAGTTTGATGTAAAGCTTACTGATTTTACAGAGGAAGACCTTTATAAAATAAGAAAAGAGTTAGGCCTTGAAAATAGGAAAATATTTGTGGCAGGAAGTACAAGAAACGACGAAGAGGAGTATATATTAGATGCCTATGACAGGCTAAATGACTATTTTTTGATTCTGGTCCCCCGTCACATAGAAAGAACAGCAGATATAGAAGAAAGGCTGCTAAAAAACAGATACAGATATGAAAAATGGAGTAGTATGAGTGGAGGTGTGAAAGAAGATACCCAGGTGCTTTTGGTAGACCAGATGGGGATTTTGAGAAAACTTTATGCCATTTGTGATGTGGCCTTTGTTGGAGGGACACTTGTGAATATAGGTGGCCATAGCTTAATAGAGCCTCTATACTATAGAAAACCACCTATTTTTGGTAAATACCTTCAAAACGTGAAGGAAATCTCCAAGGAGATAACCCATAGAAAAATAGGATATAAGGTGGAAAATACCCAGGAGTTTATTAAGGCAGTACAAAAGATAGAAAGTAAACAGGTGAATTTAGAAGATATTGACAGGTTTTTCCGTGAGAATACAAATGTAGCAGCCAAGACATTTAAAAGAATTATTGACATAATTTAA
- the rny gene encoding ribonuclease Y, producing the protein MNTSIVVASAVIGLSILLTVAYKKSVIDKKIDELNNLEDEIVKARLKAKEIVEGSEKEAAAKAKEIELKAKEKVYHLKEEAEKEIKTAKSDIYQKETRLAKKEETLDRKIDRLEVKSQELVDFESKLQNKNGEIEELRSRQEMELERISGFSKDEAKDMLITKLTNELTHETAMKIKEFENKLSEEKERVSKRILSTAIGKASADYVVDATVSVVNLPNDEMKGRIIGREGRNIRAIEALTGVDVIIDDTPEAVVLSSFDGVKREVARNTIEKLVTDGRIHPAKIEEAVNKAKKEVNKEIIEAGEHALLELGIPGMHQEIIKTLGKLKFRTSYGQNVLTHSIEVARLAGNLAAELGANTELAKRAGLLHDVGKVLEHDIEASHALIGGEFLKKFGEKPLVLNAVMAHHNEVEFESVEAILIQAADAISASRPGARRETLSTYLKRLEGLEEIANSFEGVESSFAIQAGREVRIIINPESIKDDQAIKMSRDVAKKVEETMQYPGQIKVTVIRETRAVDYAK; encoded by the coding sequence ATGAATACGTCAATAGTTGTAGCATCAGCAGTAATCGGATTGAGCATACTGTTAACAGTGGCCTATAAAAAATCCGTTATAGATAAAAAAATAGATGAACTTAACAATCTAGAAGATGAAATAGTTAAGGCAAGACTCAAAGCTAAGGAGATAGTGGAGGGTTCTGAAAAAGAAGCAGCGGCAAAGGCCAAAGAGATAGAACTGAAAGCAAAAGAAAAGGTATATCATCTAAAAGAAGAAGCTGAAAAAGAGATTAAGACAGCTAAATCAGATATATACCAGAAAGAAACAAGACTTGCAAAAAAAGAGGAGACTCTAGATAGAAAGATAGACAGACTAGAGGTAAAGTCTCAGGAACTTGTTGATTTTGAATCAAAACTTCAAAATAAGAACGGTGAAATTGAAGAACTGAGATCTAGACAGGAAATGGAACTAGAGAGGATATCAGGATTCTCTAAAGATGAAGCAAAAGACATGCTGATAACAAAATTGACAAACGAGCTGACTCATGAGACTGCTATGAAAATAAAAGAGTTTGAAAACAAACTATCTGAAGAGAAGGAAAGAGTCTCTAAAAGAATACTTTCTACAGCAATAGGAAAGGCTTCTGCAGATTATGTGGTAGACGCTACTGTGTCGGTAGTAAACCTCCCTAATGATGAGATGAAGGGAAGAATAATAGGTAGAGAAGGAAGAAATATAAGGGCTATAGAGGCTCTCACAGGTGTAGATGTAATAATCGATGATACTCCTGAGGCAGTTGTACTGTCTAGTTTTGACGGTGTAAAAAGAGAAGTTGCCAGAAATACCATAGAAAAACTAGTAACAGACGGAAGAATACATCCTGCGAAAATAGAAGAAGCTGTGAATAAGGCGAAAAAAGAGGTAAATAAAGAGATCATAGAAGCTGGAGAACACGCTTTACTTGAGCTTGGAATACCTGGAATGCACCAGGAAATAATAAAAACTTTAGGTAAACTTAAGTTTAGAACTAGCTATGGACAAAACGTTCTGACTCACTCTATAGAGGTTGCAAGACTTGCAGGAAACTTGGCTGCTGAGCTCGGTGCAAACACTGAGCTAGCTAAGAGGGCAGGACTTCTTCATGATGTAGGTAAAGTCTTAGAACATGATATAGAGGCTTCACATGCACTTATAGGTGGAGAGTTCTTGAAAAAGTTTGGGGAAAAACCACTTGTATTGAATGCAGTAATGGCTCACCACAATGAGGTTGAATTTGAAAGTGTAGAGGCTATCTTGATACAGGCAGCCGACGCTATCTCAGCTTCTAGACCAGGAGCAAGAAGAGAAACTCTTTCAACTTATTTGAAAAGATTAGAAGGGCTTGAAGAGATAGCAAACTCTTTTGAGGGAGTAGAATCTTCATTTGCTATACAGGCTGGTAGAGAGGTCAGAATCATAATCAACCCTGAATCTATAAAAGATGATCAGGCTATAAAAATGTCAAGGGATGTTGCTAAAAAAGTCGAAGAGACTATGCAGTACCCAGGACAGATAAAAGTAACTGTAATAAGAGAAACAAGAGCAGTAGACTATGCAAAATAA
- the surE gene encoding 5'/3'-nucleotidase SurE: protein MKILISNDDGIYAEGIRVLTKALKEEEHEVYVVAPIEEQSGTGHGVTLHMPLRYSEAERDGEFFGYWVSGKPADCVKVACGHLYKDVEFDFVIAGINRGANLGTDVFYSGTFAAASEGVFYNKKAIAISLCDPDNSPYFESAAEFLTGYLDKIQGLEFPSGTLLNINVPNLPMEEIKGYQYTSFSNRKFEDNLVERIDTQGKNYYWLGGKPGEGNNEPDTDSVVVKEGYISITPARMDLYFKDFSETIKNY, encoded by the coding sequence ATGAAAATATTAATTTCAAATGACGATGGAATTTACGCTGAAGGAATAAGGGTTTTGACAAAGGCTCTAAAGGAAGAGGAACATGAAGTTTATGTGGTGGCACCTATAGAGGAGCAGAGTGGTACAGGTCACGGAGTGACTCTGCATATGCCCTTAAGATACTCAGAGGCAGAAAGAGACGGAGAATTCTTTGGATACTGGGTCAGCGGAAAACCTGCAGACTGCGTGAAGGTAGCCTGCGGACATCTCTATAAAGATGTAGAATTTGATTTTGTGATAGCAGGTATAAATAGAGGTGCAAATCTAGGAACAGATGTATTTTATTCTGGAACCTTTGCCGCAGCATCAGAGGGTGTATTTTATAATAAAAAGGCTATAGCAATTTCTCTGTGTGATCCTGACAATAGTCCTTATTTTGAAAGTGCCGCTGAATTTTTGACAGGATACCTTGATAAAATCCAAGGGCTAGAATTTCCGTCAGGGACACTGCTAAATATAAATGTTCCAAATCTTCCCATGGAGGAGATAAAAGGTTATCAGTATACTTCTTTTAGCAACAGAAAGTTTGAAGATAACCTGGTAGAAAGAATAGATACCCAGGGTAAGAATTATTACTGGCTTGGAGGGAAACCAGGTGAAGGGAACAATGAACCGGATACAGATTCGGTGGTTGTAAAGGAAGGTTATATATCTATAACCCCTGCAAGAATGGACCTATATTTTAAGGATTTTTCCGAGACAATAAAGAATTATTAA
- a CDS encoding TIGR00282 family metallophosphoesterase has protein sequence MRILIAGDVVGKPGRGILKEYLDKKKNEYDFIIINGENSAGGFGITGKLADEFFNWGIDVITGGNHIWDKREMYEYLANNDNILRPLNYPMGVPGSGYVIKKTKSGEKIAVVSLQGRVFMPPIDCPFAKMEELFWELGEDVKCIIVDFHAEASSEKVAMGWFLDGRASLVFGTHTHVQTSDSKILPKGTGYITDVGMTGSQNGVIGMKVESIIPKFLTSLPQKFEVAEGNERLNGLDIEIDSKSGVCKKIERLDLSKDDIAAF, from the coding sequence ATGAGAATATTAATAGCTGGAGACGTAGTAGGTAAACCTGGAAGAGGTATTTTAAAAGAATATTTAGATAAGAAAAAAAATGAGTATGATTTTATTATTATTAATGGAGAAAATTCGGCTGGAGGATTTGGAATAACTGGAAAGCTTGCAGATGAATTTTTCAATTGGGGAATAGATGTAATAACAGGTGGGAATCACATCTGGGATAAAAGAGAAATGTATGAATACTTGGCTAATAACGACAATATACTGAGACCTTTAAATTATCCCATGGGGGTTCCAGGTAGCGGTTATGTGATAAAAAAAACCAAGAGTGGTGAGAAAATAGCAGTTGTATCTCTTCAGGGAAGAGTATTTATGCCCCCTATAGACTGCCCTTTTGCAAAAATGGAAGAACTTTTCTGGGAGTTGGGAGAAGATGTGAAGTGTATTATCGTAGATTTTCACGCTGAGGCCTCCTCTGAAAAAGTTGCCATGGGATGGTTTCTAGACGGAAGAGCATCTCTTGTATTTGGTACTCATACCCATGTTCAGACCTCAGACAGCAAGATACTTCCTAAGGGTACTGGATATATAACAGATGTTGGTATGACAGGATCTCAAAATGGAGTAATAGGAATGAAAGTGGAGTCTATAATTCCTAAATTTCTCACATCTTTACCTCAAAAATTTGAGGTGGCAGAGGGGAACGAGAGATTAAACGGACTTGATATAGAAATTGACTCAAAATCAGGTGTATGCAAAAAAATAGAAAGGCTGGATTTGTCTAAAGATGATATAGCAGCTTTTTAA
- a CDS encoding ribosomal-processing cysteine protease Prp, translated as MTEVVIIRKEGRIVFFSAEGHAGFAEHGEDIVCAALSTALQFPIAHLDQVLDIVPRYEISEDGLLKVDFRGVDLKGNDRELNVLLEMMYLTVKQLAREYSEFIKLVEKEEK; from the coding sequence ATGACTGAAGTAGTTATAATTAGAAAAGAAGGCAGAATTGTCTTTTTTTCAGCAGAAGGACATGCAGGTTTTGCAGAACACGGAGAAGACATTGTTTGTGCGGCGTTGTCGACTGCTTTACAATTTCCAATAGCACATCTAGATCAGGTATTAGATATCGTTCCTAGATATGAAATTTCTGAAGATGGACTGCTAAAAGTTGATTTTAGGGGTGTGGATCTCAAGGGCAACGATAGAGAGCTGAATGTATTGTTGGAAATGATGTATTTAACAGTTAAACAATTAGCTAGGGAGTATTCAGAATTTATAAAGCTTGTAGAGAAGGAGGAAAAGTAG
- a CDS encoding STAS domain-containing protein: protein MVTNFEIVEKNLNDVRVIKVVGELDALVAPKLKERIAKLIEADAINFIIDFEELVHINSLAMGILRGKLRTVKEIGGDIKLIKLNDHIKTIFEMVGLDEVFEIYETEEEALANF, encoded by the coding sequence ATGGTAACGAATTTTGAAATAGTTGAGAAAAATTTAAATGACGTAAGAGTGATAAAGGTGGTAGGAGAGTTAGACGCCCTTGTAGCTCCTAAGTTAAAAGAAAGAATAGCTAAATTAATAGAAGCAGATGCCATAAACTTTATAATTGATTTTGAAGAGCTTGTTCACATCAACAGTTTAGCAATGGGAATCTTAAGAGGTAAACTAAGAACTGTAAAAGAGATAGGCGGAGATATCAAACTTATAAAATTAAATGATCACATCAAGACAATTTTTGAAATGGTAGGATTAGATGAAGTATTTGAAATTTACGAAACTGAAGAGGAGGCACTAGCCAACTTTTAA
- the miaA gene encoding tRNA (adenosine(37)-N6)-dimethylallyltransferase MiaA encodes MKGLVIAGPTAVGKTALSIKLAKAMGADIISADSAQIYKELDIGTAKVTEEEMLGVKHYMIDTVPPIKKYSVGDYQREVNNILSKKEKEKKDVIITGGTGLYISSVTEGLSELPSSDLELREKLMKKSGEELYSELVKLDPEAAEKIHPNNKKRVERALEVCILTEEKFSVVSKRNIKGNNYKFLKVALERDRKNLYERINMRVDMMVDAGLYQEVERVYKKYGENLEKINIIGYSEIIRHLKGECTLLEAVELIKRNSRRYAKRQFTWFKNDASYIWYNLEELSEEEIALDVLQRLKNL; translated from the coding sequence ATGAAGGGACTTGTTATCGCCGGACCTACAGCAGTAGGGAAAACGGCTCTATCTATAAAGTTGGCAAAGGCCATGGGAGCAGATATAATATCAGCAGACTCGGCACAGATATATAAAGAATTGGATATAGGAACTGCAAAAGTAACTGAGGAAGAGATGCTAGGAGTTAAACACTATATGATCGATACTGTGCCTCCTATAAAAAAATATAGTGTGGGAGATTACCAGAGAGAAGTAAATAATATCTTGTCAAAAAAGGAAAAAGAAAAAAAAGATGTAATAATAACAGGCGGGACAGGATTATATATTAGTTCTGTTACAGAGGGATTATCTGAACTCCCTTCCTCAGATCTAGAGCTTAGAGAAAAACTTATGAAGAAGAGCGGCGAAGAGCTCTACAGCGAACTTGTAAAACTAGATCCTGAAGCAGCAGAAAAAATACACCCGAATAATAAAAAAAGGGTGGAAAGAGCCCTAGAAGTTTGCATTCTCACTGAAGAAAAATTTTCTGTGGTCTCTAAGAGAAATATAAAAGGTAATAATTATAAGTTTCTCAAAGTTGCCCTTGAAAGAGATAGAAAAAATCTTTATGAGAGGATCAATATGCGGGTGGATATGATGGTAGATGCAGGACTTTACCAAGAGGTGGAAAGGGTCTATAAAAAGTATGGAGAGAATCTTGAAAAGATAAATATAATAGGATATTCAGAAATTATAAGGCATCTCAAGGGAGAATGTACCCTTTTAGAAGCTGTGGAACTTATTAAGAGAAATTCTAGAAGATATGCCAAGAGACAATTTACTTGGTTTAAAAACGATGCTTCGTATATATGGTATAATTTAGAAGAATTAAGTGAGGAAGAAATAGCCTTGGATGTACTTCAAAGGCTCAAAAACCTTTGA
- a CDS encoding ATP-binding protein, giving the protein MERNDVKLVLPSSLHNLTLIRALAKTYFESQNIEKGDVMKLLSVIDELATNVVEHGYRYETGEMTIFLKKVGNTVYLSIEDNGHGYDEKKSSKEEGGMGLFIVKGMVDEFNVEKKKTGTKFNVSKEVKEAK; this is encoded by the coding sequence TTGGAGAGAAATGATGTAAAACTCGTATTGCCTTCTTCCTTGCATAATCTGACTCTAATCAGAGCCCTTGCAAAGACCTATTTTGAAAGCCAGAATATAGAAAAAGGCGATGTAATGAAACTACTTTCAGTTATAGATGAACTTGCAACCAATGTAGTTGAACATGGATATAGATATGAAACTGGTGAAATGACAATTTTCTTAAAAAAAGTAGGTAATACTGTATATTTAAGTATTGAGGACAACGGTCATGGTTATGATGAGAAAAAAAGCAGCAAAGAAGAAGGTGGAATGGGGTTATTTATCGTCAAAGGAATGGTTGACGAGTTTAATGTAGAGAAAAAAAAGACAGGAACAAAATTTAATGTATCAAAAGAAGTTAAGGAGGCCAAGTAG
- the obgE gene encoding GTPase ObgE, which produces MFIDEVVITIKAGDGGDGAATFRREKSVQFGGPDGGDGGNGGNIVFVADNNINTLVDFKYKRIFKAENGQNGAKKRMYGKTGEDLLIRVPIGTQVREQETGKLLLDLNNKGEERVLIKGGRGGQGNVHFKNAIRKAPTMAGKGRDGSELEVKLELKLLADVALVGYPSVGKSSFINRVSSAKSKVASYHFTTLSPKLGVVRLEEGKSFLMADIPGLIEGAHEGVGLGDKFLRHIERCKMIYHIVDAAGLEGRTPIEDFKKINEELQKFSPKLAAKKQIVIANKMDLLWNTEQYEEFKKFIEGQGIEFYPVSVIMNDGLKEVTYRTWEILQSIEREPLEDEIDIDEVLKVIRGDKEDYVITQDEEGVYVVEGRIVEDVLNKYVITMDEDSIINFLHMMKNLGMEEALRDAGVEHGDTVRIADVEFDFVD; this is translated from the coding sequence TTGTTTATAGATGAGGTTGTAATCACAATAAAAGCCGGAGACGGTGGAGACGGAGCCGCTACTTTTAGGAGAGAAAAATCTGTTCAGTTTGGTGGTCCAGACGGCGGAGACGGTGGAAACGGTGGAAACATAGTATTTGTAGCAGACAATAACATAAATACACTGGTTGATTTTAAATATAAGAGAATATTTAAGGCTGAAAACGGACAAAATGGTGCCAAGAAAAGGATGTATGGTAAAACAGGTGAAGACTTGCTGATAAGGGTACCAATAGGAACCCAGGTGAGAGAACAGGAAACTGGGAAGCTCCTTTTAGACCTTAATAATAAGGGGGAAGAAAGAGTACTCATAAAGGGTGGAAGAGGTGGACAGGGAAATGTACACTTTAAAAATGCAATCAGAAAGGCTCCTACAATGGCAGGAAAAGGTAGAGATGGATCTGAGCTAGAAGTCAAGCTAGAGCTTAAACTACTGGCTGATGTGGCCCTTGTCGGTTATCCTTCTGTGGGGAAATCAAGCTTTATAAACAGAGTATCATCTGCAAAATCAAAGGTTGCCAGTTATCACTTTACCACACTTTCTCCAAAGCTTGGAGTGGTGAGACTAGAGGAAGGGAAATCATTCCTTATGGCTGATATTCCTGGGCTTATAGAGGGTGCTCATGAAGGAGTCGGATTGGGAGACAAGTTCCTGAGGCATATTGAACGATGTAAGATGATCTATCATATAGTTGATGCTGCAGGACTAGAAGGAAGAACTCCTATAGAGGATTTTAAAAAGATAAATGAGGAACTTCAGAAATTTAGCCCAAAACTAGCTGCAAAAAAACAAATAGTAATTGCAAATAAGATGGACCTTCTCTGGAACACAGAGCAGTACGAAGAGTTTAAAAAATTTATAGAGGGTCAGGGGATAGAATTTTATCCTGTATCAGTTATAATGAATGATGGACTAAAAGAGGTGACGTATAGAACATGGGAGATTCTCCAGTCTATAGAAAGGGAACCTCTTGAAGATGAAATAGATATAGATGAAGTATTAAAAGTAATAAGAGGGGACAAGGAAGACTACGTTATTACCCAGGATGAAGAGGGAGTTTATGTAGTAGAAGGAAGAATAGTAGAAGATGTATTAAATAAATATGTAATAACAATGGATGAAGATTCTATAATCAACTTCCTCCACATGATGAAAAATCTCGGGATGGAAGAAGCACTTCGAGATGCAGGAGTAGAGCACGGAGACACTGTAAGAATAGCAGACGTGGAATTTGATTTTGTAGACTAA
- the prmA gene encoding 50S ribosomal protein L11 methyltransferase has protein sequence MKLIEAKIIFDADDIKKTQEEIEGIFYEFGAQGLKIEEPLENKNPLDYYRDERQFLMRDYSISSYFPMNFYADRKKEMYRKAFEEKFQDRDDVVYSLDFYELEEEDYQNAWKKYLYPEKVSRRFVVKPTWREYIAEGDEVVIELDPGRAFGTGSHPTTSLCLKLMEDYIKGGESVIDVGTGSGILMVAADRLEADEIWGVDIDELAVESTKENLELNKVSTEKSRVFKGNLLEIVKDKKFDVVVANILADVILMLLDDMARVIKKDGLIILSGIIEDKVNEVEKKIKSAGFEILEIKKDKEWRAIAAKA, from the coding sequence ATGAAACTTATAGAGGCTAAAATTATTTTTGATGCCGATGACATAAAAAAAACCCAGGAGGAGATAGAGGGTATATTCTATGAATTTGGTGCCCAGGGACTTAAGATCGAAGAGCCTCTTGAGAATAAAAATCCTCTGGACTATTATAGAGATGAAAGACAGTTTCTCATGAGGGATTATTCAATATCTTCATATTTCCCCATGAATTTTTATGCAGATAGAAAAAAAGAGATGTACAGAAAAGCCTTTGAAGAAAAATTTCAGGACAGGGATGATGTGGTCTACTCACTAGATTTTTACGAGCTTGAAGAGGAAGATTACCAGAATGCCTGGAAGAAATATCTTTATCCAGAAAAGGTGAGCAGGAGATTTGTAGTCAAACCAACATGGAGAGAGTATATTGCAGAAGGGGACGAGGTTGTAATAGAACTAGACCCAGGAAGAGCTTTTGGTACAGGTTCTCATCCAACTACATCACTTTGTCTTAAGCTTATGGAGGATTATATAAAAGGCGGAGAAAGCGTAATCGATGTAGGTACAGGCTCAGGAATACTTATGGTGGCTGCAGATAGACTCGAAGCAGATGAGATATGGGGTGTTGACATAGATGAGCTGGCTGTGGAATCAACAAAAGAGAACCTAGAGCTAAACAAGGTCTCAACTGAAAAAAGCAGGGTTTTCAAGGGGAACCTTCTGGAAATAGTTAAAGATAAGAAATTCGATGTGGTAGTTGCAAATATACTTGCAGATGTAATACTTATGCTTCTTGATGATATGGCAAGAGTGATAAAAAAAGACGGCCTCATTATACTTTCTGGGATAATAGAGGACAAGGTCAATGAGGTAGAAAAAAAGATAAAGTCGGCAGGCTTTGAAATATTGGAAATAAAAAAAGATAAAGAATGGCGGGCTATAGCAGCTAAAGCCTAA